The Haloplanus sp. CK5-1 genome segment CATAACTGTCCGCTCCGCGGGGGGTTCGATATGCACGGCGAGGCCGCCGCACTCGGTGCGGGCACGGTCCTGAACGCCCTGGCGACGGGGGTCGGGTCGGCGTTCGCCATCGACGCGGAGACGACGGCGTCGGTCGACCTCGACGACTCCGGTACCGTCGACGGCGACGTCGACGGCGCGCCGGACGCCGACACCCGCCTGATCCGCCGGTGCGTGGAGCGGGTCGTCGAGCGGTTCGGCGACGGGCAGGGTGGATACGTCCGCACCGAGAGCGAGGTGCCGATGGCTGCGGGGTTGAAGAGTTCGAGCGCCGCCGCGAACGCGACGGTGCTCGCGACGCTCTCGGCGCTCTCGGTGCCTGTCGGCGACGACGACGACGCGGTGGACCACGAGACGGCCTGTCGGATCGGCGTGGCGGCCGCCCGCGACGCGGGCGTCACCGTCACCGGCGCGTTCGACGACGCGAGCGCCAGCATGCTCGGCGGCGTCACCGTCACGGACAACGCCGAGGACGGGTTGTTGTCCCGCGAGGCGGTCGACTGGGACGCCCTCGTGTGGACGCCGCCGGCCCGCGCGTTCAGCGCCGACGCCGACGTGGAGCGGTGCGAACGGGTCGCGCCGATGGCACGCCTCGTCGCCGACCTCGCCCTCGACGGCCGGTACGCCGAGGCGATGACGGTCAACGGACTGGCCTTCTCCGCAGCGCTCGGCTTCCCGACCGACCCGGC includes the following:
- a CDS encoding shikimate kinase — encoded protein: MHGEAAALGAGTVLNALATGVGSAFAIDAETTASVDLDDSGTVDGDVDGAPDADTRLIRRCVERVVERFGDGQGGYVRTESEVPMAAGLKSSSAAANATVLATLSALSVPVGDDDDAVDHETACRIGVAAARDAGVTVTGAFDDASASMLGGVTVTDNAEDGLLSREAVDWDALVWTPPARAFSADADVERCERVAPMARLVADLALDGRYAEAMTVNGLAFSAALGFPTDPAVEAMPHAAGVSLSGTGPSVVAVGERVDLERVRNNWERREGDTWMTTTRTDGARVIA